TCTGAGCCAGGATCAAACTCTCCGTAAAAAATTTATTTCAAGGACCTGTCTGCTGTTTAGTTTTCAAAGATCGATTTGTTTTTAAATTCAAACAAACGGAAGACAGAATTATATCTTTTCTTTTCTTCTGTCAACTACTTTTTTCAGTTTGTTAAACTTTTCTTAAAGAACTTGCCCCTCAAAAACTTTTGTTTTACTTCCCTGAGGAACGAGACAGCTTATAGTTCTTTTTACTTTACATTGTCAAACTCTTTTTTAATAAAAATTTAAAAAAAGTCTATCTGAAAACTCAACCCCTTGATTTACAAGATAATCAGTGGCTTCTTTTATTTTAAAACCTACGTCAGCATTACTGTGTGAATCATCTCCAGGTACTATTTTAATGCCCAGATCAATTGCCTCTTCCAAAATAAATCTGCAGGGGTAAGGCTCTTTCATCTTCTTTTTTAATGCCCTTTGATTATAATCAATTATAATATCATAATCTTTAACAAGCTTAAGGTTTCTAGATATTTTTTTTCTTACACTATCCCTTTTCATATTTTTTTCATAATCTTCATCAAAAATCCTTACAAGATCAAAATGTCCTGCTATTTGGGGCCTGATATTTAAAAGCATTTCATATTGGAGATCAAAATACTGATTGTAAAAATCTATAATTGTACCGCAAGAATCAATGGTCTTTGAATAAGCTTCCGGCGATAAATCAAAACAAATATCATTTAAATGGTGAACAGAACCTATAATATAATCAGGCTTAAATCTTTTGACAAGGGCTGGAATATATCTTTTATAGCCTGAGTAGGATTCTGCTTCAAACCCCTTAAATATTTTCAACTTATTTTTGTATTTGATTTTTAATTGCTCTATCTTTAAAATATAAGCCTCAAATCTTGAAAACATAATTTCAGGACAAAGACCAGCCTCTTTTTCATCATCAAACATTAAATCTTTTGTGTAGGGAGGAATGTGCTCGGAAACTCCTACATGTGTAAACCCAAGCTCAACATATTTTTCAATCATTGCCTCAAGATTCCCTGAGGCATGATTGCAAAAATCTTTACTATGTCCTCCATGAAGGGACAAAAGCATAATTTATTCCTCTATATCTGCTATGTCTAGAGGTTCAAGATCGGTTTCGGTTTTTGGAAACTCATTGAAAGGAAAAGGCTTTTTATTTGATACAAGAAGAATATAATCAAGAACTTCCTTTAGGTATAAGGCAAAATTTCTAGAAAAATTTCTAAGTGGTTTTATATAATTTTTTGTAATTAAAAGAAAAATATACTGAAAAACAGTAATTACCCAGGCAATATTTGTTGCAATTCCCAAAACAGCAAGAAAAAGAATTGTATAAAGAAGCCTGATCACAATGTTTTTTCTGTTAACAAAAAACTCCTTAACCTTTGCTTTTAAATCTGAACTTCCGTTAATCTGATCTGTCATTTAATTGCTCCTTAAATTTTAATAATTTTATTTTTTATTTTCTTAGTTTGCCCATAAAAAAACCAAGTAAAGCCTACAAAGTAAAAGTTTTATTTAAGTTTTTCAAGTAAGAGTTTGTGTTTAATAGTTAAAACCAAAACTCAGGATACTTTCTTGTTTTTGGAATATTATTGACTAAAAGACCAATTAAAAGCAATATAAAAGCTCCAAGACCAACAGGAATAGCAGCATAAAGATATCCAAGGTTTTTAATGCTGTCTCCTCCAATCACTGCAATAAGAGCAGTTGCACCTCCAGGCGGATGAAGAGTCTTTGTAGTATGCATCAAGGCTATGGAAACTGAAACAGCCATGGCTGCAGCAAACCAGGGAGTACCCGCAAAAAACTGTTGAAAAAACACTCCTGTAACTGCTGATAAAACATGTCCTCCAAACACATTCCTTGGTTGGGCAAGAGGACTTCTTATTGCACCATAAACCAAAACAGCTGTAGCCCCAAAAGATCCTATAACTAGAGTCAAATCCATGGATTCAAGAAAATAGGAACTTAAAAGACCAATAGATGCTATTCCAAGAAAAGATCCAAACCAGGACCAAAAAACTTCTGTTTTGCTAACCTTGGGAGGACTTTGCCCCTGCCCTGACATTTTTTTAAAATAATTCATAACTATCCCTGAATACAAATTGCATTAACAAGATCTGAGCGTGTAACAATACCCACTGGAAAGCCTTTTTGATCACACACTGGAAGACGATTAATGGATTTTTCCATAAAAATTATTGAAACTTCAGAAACAGAAACCTCCTCTAAAATAGTTACAGCAGGAGAAGTTAAAATATCTTTTAAAAAAACTGTTTTAAGACCTGAAACCATACAACCTGAACTATTAAGACATCTTGAAATTACACTCATAAAAGAAGGATCTGTTTCAAGGCCCATTTTTTTTAAAAAATCCTTTTCAGAGACAACTCCAACAACTTTTCCTTCTTTATCTATAACAGGAGCCCCGCTTATTTTATGATCAGCGAGATATTTTGCAGTTTCAGCAGCACTCAAATCATGGTTTACACAAAAAACAGGTTTTGACATTATGTTTTTTACAGGCATGGAGTCAAGCATTCGCTTTATTGCGTGCTCATAGGCAAGTTCATAAATCTCCCTGAAAGTTGAAGTTGTAATATCAATAAAACCATCCATTGATTTCATAGCATCAATTATATCTTCTTCGGAAAATTCAAAATAATTGCATTTTAAGTTTTTATCCATAAAAATCCTCGAGTTTAAGTTTTGCTCTTGATTTGAGGCAAGCTAAACTATCTTTCAATCACAGCTGTAAAAACTCCTGCTGTGCAAAGAGCTACTCCCCCTGCCATATTAAATCTTTTTTGTGCTTTCAAACTTCCAAGAAAACCACCTAAGGTTCCTGAAAAAACACTATAAAGGACAACATTGAAAATTGAAACAAGAGAAAATGTGGAACAAAGAATAAGAATCTGAATAAAATAACTTTTTTCTTCAGATATAAATTGAGGGAAAAACGCAAGAAAAAAAACTATTCCTTTGGGATTAAGCGAAGTTACAAGAAAAGCTCTTTTTATTATTTTTTTATTCTCTTTTTTTACTTTTTTTAAATCGGGTAAAGTCTCAGGAGTTGGTTTTTCTAAAAAAAACTTAAGCCCTAGAAAAATAAGGTATAAGGCTCCCAGCCACTTCAAAATTATAAATACAACAGAAGATGTGTAAATAATTGCACCTAAACCCATAATAGAACAAGCCATTATAGCAAGATCACCTGGGATTATTCCTGCTAAAAGAGGAAATACAACTTTCTTACCGTTGACAGCTGACTGGGTTATTACATAAAGGATGGTGGGACCGGGGGTTGCTATAAGAACAAATACAGTTAAAAAATAAGCTAACCAGACCTGAAAGCTCAAAACTCACCTCTTGAAAATAAAAGCCTGACAACTCTCTATTGACAGGCTTTTGTATTTCTTAGCTTCTTCTGCTTTTAGACATTGAAACAGAAACCTTTTTTCCGTCAAAACTTACATTTTTCATTGAAGAAATAACAGCATCAGCACAACCTGACTCAACTTCGAAAAATGAAAATTCTCTTAAAACATCAATTTTTTTAATCCGGTTGGATTTAATTCCTGCATTATCACAAACAAGTCTTATTATGGCACCCTTATTAAGATTGTCTAGCTTGCCTGCTCCAATAAAAAGCTTAGAAGTTTTACCGTTTTTGTATTTAACTTTACCAGAATATGAATCTGTCTGACTTGAATGTTTTCTTTTCCTGGGAGAATCAAGAGCGTTTACGTCTTCAGCATTTCTGTAGTAATCAAGAAATCTATTAAACTCCATGGAAATAAATCTTTCAATTATTTCATTTTTGGTGAGTTTTTTAAGTTTTTCATAAGCAGGTTCAATAAATCTTGAAATTTCATCTTTATCAACATCTACATTCTTAAACCTATCAACAAGGGCAAAAAGCTGCTTTTCACAAATAAGATTTCCTGAAGGAACTTTTTCCTGTTTAAAACTTACCTTTGTTCTATTTTCAACAGCTGCAAGCTTTCTTTTTTCAGCAGGTGTTATAATTGCAATTGAAATCCCTGATTTTCCAGCTCTTGCAGTTCTTCCGCTTCTATGGGTGTATGCTTCAACATCATCTGGAAGATTGTAATTTATTACATGGGTGATATCATCAATATCAATTCCTCTGGCTGCAACATCAGTGGCAACAAGAAAGTCAAGACTTTTGGATCTAAAACTTTTCATCACAGCATCCCTTTGCATCTGGGATAAATCTCCGTGAAGAGCTTCTGCATTATAGCCTTCCCTGATAAGTTTTTCTGCAACCTCACCAGTTTCATTTCTTGTTCTGCAAAAAATAAGACCATAAATATCAGGATAAAAATCTATTATTCTTTTTAGAGCCTCGTACCTATTTTTTTCTCTTACACAATAAGATAGATGCTCAATATTTTGTGCAAGTGAATTCTTTTTACCGGCAACTATTTCAACAGGTGAGTCCATATAGTTTTTGGAAATTCTAGATACTTCTGCTGGCATAGTTGCTGAAAAAAGCCAGGTTCTTTTTTCCTTTGGGGTTTGTTTTAAAATAATATCAAGGTCTTCTTTAAATCCCATGCTCATCATTTCATCAGCTTCATCAAGAACAACATATCTTACATTTGAAAGGTCAATTGCTCTTCTTCTTATAAGATCATGAAGCCTTCCTGGAGTTGCAACAACAATATGTGCACCTCTTTTAAGGGATGACATCTGGCCTACAATTCCTGCTCCGCCGTAAACAGATACAGTTTTTGCACCTTTGATGAATTGGGTAAAATTGGTATAATCCTTAGAAATCTGAATACAGAGTTCTCTTGTGGGACAAATTACAAGACCCTGAATTTTTCTTGTTTCAAAGTTTGTAAGTTCAATCATTGGAAGGCCGAATGCTGCTGTTTTTCCGGTTCCTGTCTGTGCAAGACCTACAAGATCCTTGTTGCCGTTAAGTAATTCAGGAATTGTTTTTTCCTGAATCGGAGTAGGATTTTCAAAACCAATAGCTTCCACAGCACGCAAAACATCATCACTCAAACCTAAATTTTCAAAGCTCATCAATAAATTTCTCTTTTTCTTAAATTGTTTCAGTTAATGCCAAAATCGGCAAACTGTTATAATTATACTTATTTTCAATAAATTGCAAGTTTAAAAAATTGAAACCTTGGGTTTATTTTCAATTTTTTCAATTAGATCTGGTCTACAGTTTACAAAATAAGGATTAAACCCAATAAAAGAAAAGTTCCCATAATAATCAAATAAAATTATGTGTTTTAGGAATAATAATGATAAACAGAAATTAAGCTGAATCATCACACGACTTAAAAAAGAAAGGCTTTAAACCCATTTTGTATCTAAATTTGCAAACTGAGACTAACAGGGTTTTTTTAGATTGTCAAACTCAACTACAGCATTAAGTTAAACTTAACAGTTTACAAAATTAAAACACAATTGTAATAATTCTTGACAAAAATAAGAACTTTAACCATCCAGGTAAATTAAAAAATTAAAACAAACTCCAGGAGTTCCAATGAAAATAACAGTGCTAAGCGGAAGCCCAAAAGGAAAGCAAAGTGTAAGTCTTCAGTCTTTGCTTTATCTTTTTAAAAAAAACAAAAATCACGAATACAATATTTTTCATATATCCAAATCAATAAAAAAAATTGAATCGAACTTAGAAGAATTTGAAAAAATAACAAATGATATAGTTTCCTCAGATATGGTGATTTTTGTAACTCCCGTATATACATTCATCATTCCTTCTCAACTTAAAAGGTTTATTGAACTTATATTTGAAAGAAAAAAAGAAGATATTTTTAAAGGCAAATTTGCCGGTGCAATAACAACCTCAATCAACTTTTTTGACAATTGTGCCCACAACTATTTAAGAAGCATTTGCGATGATTTTGAAATGAAGTTCTGCGGAAGTTTTAGCGCAGACTCTTATGACCTTTTAGACGACCTGGGAAGAGAAAAACTTTTTAAATTTGGAAAAGTCCTTTTTAACAATGCAAAAAATAATATGCCCCTTCAAAGACTATTTACCAAATCAGAGTCTACACCCAAACCCTATAGCCCTAAAAAATCCTTTGAAAAAGTAGAAATTAAAGACAAAAATCTCTTAATAATTAAAGACAAGTCCTATGAGGGAACAAATCTTCATCAAATGATAAATTCTTTTAAAGAATGTTTAAGTTCTGAGTTTGAAGAAATAACCCTTTCAGACCTTAATATAAAAGGTGGGTGCACAGGATGTGTTCAATGCGGATTTGATCATCAATGTATTTATGAAGGAGTTGATGATTTTATTGACTTTTTCAACGACAAAGTCTCCAAGGCTGATATAATAATTATGGCTGGAGAAATAAAAGACAGATGGCTTTCTGCAAAATGGAAAGAGTTTTTTGATAGAAGTTTCTTTCAAAATCATGTCCCTACAATGATGGGAAAACAGGTGGGAATGATAATTTCAGGCAATCTTTCCCAACACTTTAATTTAACAGAAGTAATGGAAGGATTTATCCAATGGCAAAGGGCAAACCTTTGCGATATTGTTACAGATGAGTTTGTGGAGTCCATAGACGAAAACATTCAAAATCTTGCAAAAAGAATTAAACTTGAAGCAGAACTTGACTATATTGCTCCCCAGGGATTCCCAGGAAAAGGCGGACACAAAATTTTTAGAGATGATATTTGGGGAAGACATAGATTTGTATTTCAAACAGATCACAAATGGTATGAAGAAAACGACTTTTATGATTTTCCTCAATACGATGAAAAAGCAATTGAAATGAACGAAAATATGTTAAAACTCACAAGTGATCCTAAAATGCGTGAAGCAATAAGAAAAATGCTTAGAACCGAAATGGTAAAGCCACACGTAAAAATTGTTGAAGAAAGCTAAGGTTTTAGGCAGATTAATCACAAGCCAAGCAAACTTAAAACTTGCCAAAGGAGAGTTTATGAAGGAAATAAATGAAAAAGCAAGGGAGTTGATGAAAGGATACTGCAGAGTATGCCCTGTTTGTGATGGAAAAGCATGCAGAAGTGAGGTTCCTGGAATGGGGGGAATTGGAACAGGGTCTTCTTTTGAAGAAAACTATAATGCCTTGAAAAAAATAAAACTTAACATGAAACTTATCCACAAGGTCACAAGTCCAGACACTTCTATAAATCTTTTTGGAAAACATCTTGATATGCCGGTTCTTGCTGCTCCAATTGGAGGCGTTGCCTATAATATGGGTGGAAAAATTTCAGAATCTCAATATGCTGACTCAATTGTTCTTGGATGTAAGTCAAAAAACATAATGGGAACAACAGGAGACGGTGTTCCAGACGAAATTCATCTGGCAGGACTTGATGCTTTAAAAAAAGCAGGTGGACACTCTATTCCCTTTATCAAACCCTGGGAAGACAAAGAGCTTTTTGAAAAACTTGAAAAAGTACATAAATCCGGGGCAGACTATGTTGGAATGGATATTGACGCAGCAGGACTTATCACCCTTGGACTTATGGGAAGACCTGTGTCACCTAAAACTCCTGAAAAACTAAAAGAAATTATCCAATCAACTCCAATAAAATTTATTGTTAAAGGAGTAATGACTGTAGAAGATGCTGTTTTAGCAGTAGAAGCTGGAGCCTACGGGATTGTTGTTTCAAACCACGGAGGAAGAGTCCTTGATTTCAGTCCTGGAACAGCAGAGGTTCTTCCAGCTATTGCATCCAGCTTAAAAGGCAAGGCTGTTATTCTTGTTGACGGAGGAGTAAGAACAGGAACAGATGTTTTAAAAATGCTCGCTCTTGGAGCTGACGCTGTAATGCTTGGAAGACCGTTTACAATTGCAGCAATGGGTGGTCTTCAGACCGGAGTTGAAAAGCTTATAGACAAAATAAAATCTGATCTTATTCAGGCAATGATTCTCACAGGAACAGCTTCTGTATCAAATGTTTCAAACTCAGTAATTTACCATGGTTTTTCTTAAGCCGGATTTTAAATCATCCCGGTTACCTTGATTAAAATCCGGGATAAATTTATAAAATTTAAAAAAAGATCAATTGTAAATCCGGCTCACCTGAATTTTATTAAATCCGTCTTGATAAAACTCCTTCCTTAAGATGGGGGAGGATCTCAAATTAATAAGATTTGTTCAAAAAGAGTAAACAAGTTATTCTTAACTATAAACAGATGATGCAAGCCTTAAAATAAGAACTAAGAAAGGATCAATAATGAAAATTAAAGGAAAAGTTGTTCTGATAACAGGAGCCAATGGCGGAATTGGTACCGCTTTGGTCAATGAACTACTTACAAGAGGAGCAGAAAAAATTTATGCTGCTGTCCGGAGCAACCCTTCAGACTGCAAATTTGAAAAAGATGTTGATGGTAAAGTTGTTCCCATCAAGCTTGATATAACCAATGCTGAAGATGTTAAATCAGCAGCAGACCAGTGCAAAGATGTTGATATCCTTATAAACAACGCAGGAATTAATCGCCTGATGTGGCTTACCGGGCCTTCTGGAATGGAAGCTGCCAGAAATGAAATGGAAGTCAACTTCTTCGGCACTCTTGCTGTAAGTCAGGCATTTGCACCAATTCTTGCTTCAAGAGGCGGCGGAGCAATGGTAATAGTTTCTTCAATCATTGGAATAATTAGTATGCCTGCCAACAGCACTTATTGCTGTTCAAAAGCTGCAGCTCACTCAATGACCCAGGGATTGCGAGGTGAACTTTCAGCCCAGGGAACTTTAGTTGCAGGTGTTTATCCCGGTCCTGTGGAAACTCCAATGACGGACGGGCAGGAAATGCCTAAAGCAAAACCTGAGCAAGTTGCTGATGCTATTCTTACAGGACTTGAAAATGGCCAGGAAGATATTTTCCCTGATCCAATGTCCCAGGATGTCTATGCTCAGTTTACAAAGGATCCCAAGCAGGCTGAAAAAGAGCTTGGTGCAATAGTTCCTCCCCAGGAGGTTTAATAGTATTCTATTGAGTTGAAAAAAACTTTTAACTTGAATGGATAGCATAAAAAATAAGACCGGTTTTATAAACCGTAAATATTTCTAAAAAAAGAGCGGATTTTCCTATCAGGTGTCCGCTCTTTTTTCTAATTCAATTAATTCCTTATTTCTTTTTCATACTTATAAGATGACAAGACTTCTTTTGTTTTTATAAAAGCTATCATATCAAAAATTAAAAACAAATATTGCTTATCTTACAGCAGTTATTAAGGCTGAACGAACATATTTTTCCATCCCACTCCCAGGAAACCAATCGCTAATAAACTGAGCACTGTCTTCCTTGATATCAATTAAAATTTCTGAAAATCCTGAATTTTTTAGCATTTTCTCAATATCGCCTACTAAAGCTGCTCCGGCTACACATCCGCAATGGGCATCAACATTTTCACTTACTTCATTGGGAAGTTGAGCTATAGCTACAACATCGGACAAAGCAAGTCGCCCTTTTGGTCTTAATACCCTGTAAGCCTCTTGAAACACCTGATCTTTTGCAGGAGAAAGATTGATAACACAATTAGATATAATCAGATCAACTGAACTATCGGCTACAGGTAAGTGTTCAATTTCTCCCAAACGGAACTCAACATTTGCATATTTACCCTTATGGGCATTTTCTCTTGCTTTTGAAATCATTTCAGGTGTCATATCCACTCCGATAACCTTTCCCTCACTGCCAACCTGTTTTGCAGCTAAAAAACAATCAAAACCACCCCCAGCTCCAAGATCAAGAACCACTTCTCCTTGCTTAATCTGTGCTATAGCCTGAGGGTTACCGCAGCCAAGCCCCATATTTGCCCCTGGGGGTACTGATGACAAATCATCGCCTGTATAACCAAATCGAGTTGAGAATTCCGGGTTTCCTAAAGGACTACTTGAACTGTAGCAACTGCTTCCACAGCATGAGTCACCTTCATTTGCAATTCCTGAATAAAGGTTTCTCACCTGATTACGAAGATTGTCTTTATCTGAATCAATCCTAACAACCTTGTCGCTTTGATTTATCAATGACTCTGGAAGTGTTTTTACAAAGGCTTTGATTTCATCTCGAACTTTTCGGTAACAATCCAACTGCTCTTCTTTTAAAGTTCCTTTGTCAGCAAGCTCTTTAGCCATCTCAGGAGGATCATTAAAACCATAATGAACAACTTTACAATTACCCGAAAAAACTGGACAGGTTTCCTTGGCATTACTGCAGACAATTATCACCACATCCAGCTGTACATCCTTGAACTCATCAATATGTTTAGCTCTATAATCAGAAATATCCACACCTGCCTCAGACATAACCTTTACAGCATCAGGATTAAGTCCATGAGATTCAACCCCAGCAGAAAAAGCATGAATCTCGTCACTTTTGAGATGACGGGTCCACCCTTCAGCCATCTGGCTTCGGCACGAATTTCCAGTGCATAGAAATAATAAATTCACTTTTTTACCCACAATCATCTCCTTAACTTCTTAGCTTTTTATTAAATTAGAAAAGTTTTCATTTTAATTTACTTATTACAACACTTTTCACCCCGTTATTTTCTGCAAATTACTTCCGGATCCAAAGAGATGATTTCACCAAGAACTCTCATATCTAAAGCCACGCTTGAATCATGACTTAGTTGTGATTCTATCCAGGTAAACAGTGCAGCTAAATCAGTTTTTTCCCGGGAAAGCCTATAATAGACCCAACGCCCTTTTTTACGACTGTCAACCATACCTGAGGCAATAAGAACCCCCATGTGTCGGGAAACCGTAGCACCTGTAACCTGAATCAATTCTATGATATGACAGGCACACAATTCTTCATATTTCATAAGAGCTGACAAAATCCTGAGTCTATTTCGGTCAGACAATGCTTTAAAAATTGAAGTTAACTTCTTCATCCATACCTCAAATCAATAGTTACATAGTTAGCCAACAGACTAAGTCTATATGTTTAAAAATCACACCAGTCAACTTTTTTCTTAAAATTTGATTTAACTAAAAAAGTTACCTGTCAATTATTTTGTAAAAAAAACCAGGTAAAAAAAGTGAGTAAATGAAAAACACAAAAAATCATTTAGAAGACAAATAATGAAGGTCAGGGAAAATAAAACAACAGCTATAAAGTTCCTGATTAAAAAAACTATCCTTTTTCTATAGTTTTCAAAGTTTTTAAATTAATATCTCTTAATTTTAATTTTACTAAGTTCATTCTTTGCTAGAATAAGACTAAAAGCTTTTATAAAAGGATGGGCCATATCAAAATCCTGGGTTTCTAATTTTTCAAGCTCAGATTCCAAGTCAAAATCAGGTTTAAAGTTTTCAAAGACAATTCTTTTATCATTCATTGTGTTTTTAGCTGAAGATAAAATTTGTTCTTTAGAAACTGAAATATCATTTTCATTTGCCTGAACATTGCCGTTTAAAACAATCCGGCTTTTTGAAACTCTTAATTTTTCCATTATTTTTGTAATTTGATTATCTTCAATATATACAAATTCCGGGGGAACAAGAACTTTCCGTGCTGGTCTTCCTGACTGACTGAATTTCTTTTTCATTAAAACAAAATCATTTGAAGCCTGATATTTGCTTATTATTTTTTCAAAATCAGAATAATCAGAGTTTTTAAAAACTTCACAAATAAAAGGCTCATAGGTTCTTTTTGCCGTTTTTCTATGCATTAAGGCTGCAAAAAAATAAAAATCATTATCTTTTTTATAAATTCCAATATAATACATTTTTTACCTTAAATTTATTGAGTTAAAGAAAAAGATTTTTTCCTGAATTTTTAATTATATCTTTTTTGTTTGCTTCATCAAATAATTTTTTCAAAGCTTTTTCCCCTTCAGGCCCTGTATTAACTGAAAATTCATTCACATAAAGAAAAATATGCTCTTTTATAACATTATCTTCCATTTCCTGGGCATATTTTCTTATATATTTCTTTGACTCATCAGGGTTTTCAAATCCATATAAAATACTTTTAGAAAGTTTTTTTTCAATGTCTTTTATAGTTTTTTCGCCAAGACTTCTTTTTGCGGCAATTCCTCCAAGGGGAATGGGAAGTCCGGTTGTATCTTCCCACCATTTTCCAAGGTCAACTAAAGAAACAAGATTGTAGTTTTGATATGTAAATCTTCCTTCATGGATAACAACTCCAAGATCTGCTTTTTTATCTCTGACAAAAGGCATAATTTCATAAAAAGGCATGGAAACAAGATTTAGCTCATCTTCAGAATAAAGCCTTAGAAGCAAGGCTGCAGTTGTATTAATTCCAGGTATTGCAATTTTTTTATTTTTTAAATCATTAAAATCTTCAAGATTTCTTCCAACAATTAAAGGCCCGCACCCTCTTCCAAGTGCTGAACCTGATCTTAAAAGAACATAGTCATCAAGAAGGTTTCCAAGGGCTGAAAAAGAAATTTTTGTAATATCGTATTTTTTTGCAAATGCACTTTCATTCAAATCTTCAATGTCTGAAAGATAA
This window of the Desulforegulaceae bacterium genome carries:
- a CDS encoding histidinol-phosphatase, with the translated sequence MLLSLHGGHSKDFCNHASGNLEAMIEKYVELGFTHVGVSEHIPPYTKDLMFDDEKEAGLCPEIMFSRFEAYILKIEQLKIKYKNKLKIFKGFEAESYSGYKRYIPALVKRFKPDYIIGSVHHLNDICFDLSPEAYSKTIDSCGTIIDFYNQYFDLQYEMLLNIRPQIAGHFDLVRIFDEDYEKNMKRDSVRKKISRNLKLVKDYDIIIDYNQRALKKKMKEPYPCRFILEEAIDLGIKIVPGDDSHSNADVGFKIKEATDYLVNQGVEFSDRLFLNFY
- a CDS encoding DUF4389 domain-containing protein codes for the protein MTDQINGSSDLKAKVKEFFVNRKNIVIRLLYTILFLAVLGIATNIAWVITVFQYIFLLITKNYIKPLRNFSRNFALYLKEVLDYILLVSNKKPFPFNEFPKTETDLEPLDIADIEE
- a CDS encoding HPP family protein; this encodes MNYFKKMSGQGQSPPKVSKTEVFWSWFGSFLGIASIGLLSSYFLESMDLTLVIGSFGATAVLVYGAIRSPLAQPRNVFGGHVLSAVTGVFFQQFFAGTPWFAAAMAVSVSIALMHTTKTLHPPGGATALIAVIGGDSIKNLGYLYAAIPVGLGAFILLLIGLLVNNIPKTRKYPEFWF
- a CDS encoding CBS domain-containing protein — translated: MDKNLKCNYFEFSEEDIIDAMKSMDGFIDITTSTFREIYELAYEHAIKRMLDSMPVKNIMSKPVFCVNHDLSAAETAKYLADHKISGAPVIDKEGKVVGVVSEKDFLKKMGLETDPSFMSVISRCLNSSGCMVSGLKTVFLKDILTSPAVTILEEVSVSEVSIIFMEKSINRLPVCDQKGFPVGIVTRSDLVNAICIQG
- a CDS encoding LysE family translocator — its product is MSFQVWLAYFLTVFVLIATPGPTILYVITQSAVNGKKVVFPLLAGIIPGDLAIMACSIMGLGAIIYTSSVVFIILKWLGALYLIFLGLKFFLEKPTPETLPDLKKVKKENKKIIKRAFLVTSLNPKGIVFFLAFFPQFISEEKSYFIQILILCSTFSLVSIFNVVLYSVFSGTLGGFLGSLKAQKRFNMAGGVALCTAGVFTAVIER
- a CDS encoding DEAD/DEAH box helicase, producing MSFENLGLSDDVLRAVEAIGFENPTPIQEKTIPELLNGNKDLVGLAQTGTGKTAAFGLPMIELTNFETRKIQGLVICPTRELCIQISKDYTNFTQFIKGAKTVSVYGGAGIVGQMSSLKRGAHIVVATPGRLHDLIRRRAIDLSNVRYVVLDEADEMMSMGFKEDLDIILKQTPKEKRTWLFSATMPAEVSRISKNYMDSPVEIVAGKKNSLAQNIEHLSYCVREKNRYEALKRIIDFYPDIYGLIFCRTRNETGEVAEKLIREGYNAEALHGDLSQMQRDAVMKSFRSKSLDFLVATDVAARGIDIDDITHVINYNLPDDVEAYTHRSGRTARAGKSGISIAIITPAEKRKLAAVENRTKVSFKQEKVPSGNLICEKQLFALVDRFKNVDVDKDEISRFIEPAYEKLKKLTKNEIIERFISMEFNRFLDYYRNAEDVNALDSPRKRKHSSQTDSYSGKVKYKNGKTSKLFIGAGKLDNLNKGAIIRLVCDNAGIKSNRIKKIDVLREFSFFEVESGCADAVISSMKNVSFDGKKVSVSMSKSRRS
- a CDS encoding NAD(P)H-dependent oxidoreductase — its product is MKITVLSGSPKGKQSVSLQSLLYLFKKNKNHEYNIFHISKSIKKIESNLEEFEKITNDIVSSDMVIFVTPVYTFIIPSQLKRFIELIFERKKEDIFKGKFAGAITTSINFFDNCAHNYLRSICDDFEMKFCGSFSADSYDLLDDLGREKLFKFGKVLFNNAKNNMPLQRLFTKSESTPKPYSPKKSFEKVEIKDKNLLIIKDKSYEGTNLHQMINSFKECLSSEFEEITLSDLNIKGGCTGCVQCGFDHQCIYEGVDDFIDFFNDKVSKADIIIMAGEIKDRWLSAKWKEFFDRSFFQNHVPTMMGKQVGMIISGNLSQHFNLTEVMEGFIQWQRANLCDIVTDEFVESIDENIQNLAKRIKLEAELDYIAPQGFPGKGGHKIFRDDIWGRHRFVFQTDHKWYEENDFYDFPQYDEKAIEMNENMLKLTSDPKMREAIRKMLRTEMVKPHVKIVEES
- a CDS encoding alpha-hydroxy-acid oxidizing protein, which translates into the protein MKEINEKARELMKGYCRVCPVCDGKACRSEVPGMGGIGTGSSFEENYNALKKIKLNMKLIHKVTSPDTSINLFGKHLDMPVLAAPIGGVAYNMGGKISESQYADSIVLGCKSKNIMGTTGDGVPDEIHLAGLDALKKAGGHSIPFIKPWEDKELFEKLEKVHKSGADYVGMDIDAAGLITLGLMGRPVSPKTPEKLKEIIQSTPIKFIVKGVMTVEDAVLAVEAGAYGIVVSNHGGRVLDFSPGTAEVLPAIASSLKGKAVILVDGGVRTGTDVLKMLALGADAVMLGRPFTIAAMGGLQTGVEKLIDKIKSDLIQAMILTGTASVSNVSNSVIYHGFS
- a CDS encoding SDR family oxidoreductase, translating into MKIKGKVVLITGANGGIGTALVNELLTRGAEKIYAAVRSNPSDCKFEKDVDGKVVPIKLDITNAEDVKSAADQCKDVDILINNAGINRLMWLTGPSGMEAARNEMEVNFFGTLAVSQAFAPILASRGGGAMVIVSSIIGIISMPANSTYCCSKAAAHSMTQGLRGELSAQGTLVAGVYPGPVETPMTDGQEMPKAKPEQVADAILTGLENGQEDIFPDPMSQDVYAQFTKDPKQAEKELGAIVPPQEV
- the arsM gene encoding arsenite methyltransferase, which produces MGKKVNLLFLCTGNSCRSQMAEGWTRHLKSDEIHAFSAGVESHGLNPDAVKVMSEAGVDISDYRAKHIDEFKDVQLDVVIIVCSNAKETCPVFSGNCKVVHYGFNDPPEMAKELADKGTLKEEQLDCYRKVRDEIKAFVKTLPESLINQSDKVVRIDSDKDNLRNQVRNLYSGIANEGDSCCGSSCYSSSSPLGNPEFSTRFGYTGDDLSSVPPGANMGLGCGNPQAIAQIKQGEVVLDLGAGGGFDCFLAAKQVGSEGKVIGVDMTPEMISKARENAHKGKYANVEFRLGEIEHLPVADSSVDLIISNCVINLSPAKDQVFQEAYRVLRPKGRLALSDVVAIAQLPNEVSENVDAHCGCVAGAALVGDIEKMLKNSGFSEILIDIKEDSAQFISDWFPGSGMEKYVRSALITAVR